Proteins from a single region of archaeon BMS3Bbin15:
- the sdpR gene encoding transcriptional repressor SdpR, with product MVSQKIFKALGSKTRLDILKILSKEEMHLSGIARKIGISKPAISKHLNILESVGLIERKTFGNTHVFNSNFSNLYTSFEYFKESLELDISRGKSVLDVLKNISGVEVKKMGEKEFITSIDGEHGYYLYEVDGRVPDVPIGEYILEKDSKVKIKKLLPVSKKEIDIQIK from the coding sequence ATGGTTTCACAGAAAATTTTCAAAGCTCTTGGCAGTAAGACCCGACTGGACATTCTAAAAATTTTGTCTAAGGAAGAGATGCACCTCAGTGGCATTGCCAGGAAGATAGGTATTTCAAAGCCAGCCATATCAAAGCATCTTAACATACTGGAAAGTGTTGGACTGATAGAACGCAAAACCTTCGGGAATACCCATGTTTTTAACTCGAATTTTTCAAATCTTTACACTTCTTTTGAATATTTCAAAGAGTCTTTAGAGCTGGATATTTCCAGAGGAAAATCAGTGCTGGATGTTTTGAAGAATATATCAGGAGTAGAGGTAAAAAAAATGGGCGAAAAAGAATTCATCACCTCTATTGATGGCGAGCATGGGTATTATCTATATGAGGTAGACGGCAGGGTGCCTGATGTACCTATTGGCGAGTATATTCTGGAGAAGGATTCAAAAGTAAAAATAAAAAAGTTGCTGCCTGTATCCAAAAAGGAGATAGATATACAAATCAAATAG
- the oppF gene encoding oligopeptide transport ATP-binding protein OppF, with translation MLEVENLSKTFSSGLLKKKYIEALRGVSFKIKKGDTLGLLGESGSGKSTLGRLILRLIEPTSGKIYFNGVEITALKKKELIKFRRKIQIIFQHPESALNPRMRLYDSMAEPLRIHKITRTKSEEKAKIRELLETVSLQEELLKRYPNQLSGGQIQRVVIARVLALEPEFIVADEPTSMLDVSIQAQILRLMKDLQKKKGISYLFISHDPEVVAHMASRIGVIKDGEMVELGEVKEILQRPEHAYTKKILTLSEQG, from the coding sequence ATGCTTGAAGTTGAGAACTTGAGCAAGACCTTTTCTTCTGGTCTTTTAAAAAAGAAGTATATAGAGGCTTTAAGGGGTGTGAGTTTTAAAATAAAAAAAGGCGATACCCTGGGCCTTTTAGGTGAAAGTGGCAGTGGAAAATCCACTCTGGGCAGACTCATTCTTAGGCTCATAGAACCCACTAGCGGGAAGATATATTTCAATGGAGTAGAGATTACGGCTTTGAAGAAGAAGGAACTCATAAAATTCAGACGGAAGATTCAGATAATCTTCCAGCACCCTGAATCAGCTCTCAACCCCAGGATGAGGTTATATGACTCCATGGCGGAACCTTTGAGAATACACAAAATTACCAGAACAAAAAGTGAGGAAAAGGCAAAGATAAGAGAGCTGCTGGAAACTGTCAGCCTCCAGGAAGAACTCCTCAAACGCTACCCGAACCAGCTTTCAGGAGGACAGATACAGAGGGTGGTTATTGCCAGGGTTTTAGCTCTTGAACCAGAATTTATTGTGGCTGACGAACCCACTTCCATGCTGGACGTTTCAATCCAGGCCCAGATATTAAGGCTTATGAAAGACCTTCAGAAGAAGAAAGGGATTTCCTATCTTTTTATCTCACATGACCCTGAAGTGGTGGCCCACATGGCCAGCAGGATAGGTGTGATAAAAGATGGTGAAATGGTGGAACTCGGGGAGGTAAAAGAGATATTACAAAGGCCAGAACACGCATATACAAAGAAAATTCTGACATTGTCTGAGCAGGGTTAA
- the oppD gene encoding oligopeptide transport ATP-binding protein OppD — MTLLKIENLKTTFYTREGDVKAVNRVDLEVEDGEKLAVIGETGGGKSVLGLSIMGLLPESARVKGRIFFKGENLLEKNPEEMRKIRGRRIAYIPQNPGTSLNPVMKVGQQVKEAVINSMNLKNKRAGERVLELFKSVKLSEPEKLINQYPYQLSGGTKQRVLFSMGMAGCPELLIADEPAKGLDAPLKARTIKLLGKISSKTSLLLITHDLKAARICNKIAVMYAGEIIEYGNREEILESPRHPYTWGLVRSLPEKGFIPIEGASPSLISLPKGCRFHPRCQTVSIKCRNEHPGFKTAGGRFWRCFHA, encoded by the coding sequence TTGACACTCCTTAAAATTGAAAATTTAAAAACTACCTTCTATACCAGAGAAGGTGATGTCAAAGCAGTTAACCGGGTGGACCTTGAGGTAGAAGATGGTGAAAAACTTGCAGTCATAGGTGAAACAGGCGGCGGTAAATCAGTGCTGGGCCTTTCAATCATGGGTCTTCTGCCAGAAAGTGCCAGGGTAAAAGGGAGAATATTTTTTAAGGGTGAAAACCTGTTGGAAAAGAATCCAGAGGAAATGAGAAAAATCCGTGGCAGGAGGATTGCCTACATCCCCCAGAACCCCGGGACATCGTTAAATCCTGTCATGAAGGTGGGCCAGCAGGTAAAAGAGGCGGTAATAAACTCCATGAACCTTAAAAATAAAAGGGCAGGAGAAAGGGTGCTGGAACTCTTTAAATCCGTTAAGCTCTCTGAACCAGAAAAGTTAATAAACCAGTATCCCTACCAGCTCTCAGGGGGTACGAAACAGAGGGTGCTGTTTTCCATGGGCATGGCAGGGTGCCCTGAGTTGTTAATAGCCGACGAACCTGCAAAAGGGCTGGACGCCCCGTTAAAAGCCCGGACAATAAAACTTCTGGGAAAAATTTCCTCTAAAACTTCCTTGCTTTTAATAACCCATGACCTAAAAGCCGCCAGAATATGTAATAAAATCGCTGTGATGTATGCCGGAGAAATAATTGAATATGGAAATAGAGAAGAGATTCTTGAAAGTCCCAGACACCCATATACTTGGGGTCTTGTCCGTTCCCTCCCGGAAAAGGGTTTCATACCCATTGAAGGTGCAAGCCCCAGCCTGATATCTCTGCCCAAAGGCTGCAGATTCCATCCGAGATGCCAGACAGTATCAATAAAATGTAGAAATGAACATCCAGGATTTAAAACAGCCGGCGGGCGCTTCTGGAGGTGCTTTCATGCTTGA